DNA from Asanoa sp. WMMD1127:
ACCCGACCAAGGTGCTCGCCGAGCTGCTCTCCACCTGCCCCCAGTACTGCGGGCACTGCACCCGGATGGACCTCGTCGGCAACTCCACGCCGGCCGTCGACAAGCTCAAGCTGACGCTCAAGCCGGTCGACCGGTATGCGGCGCACATCGACTACCTGAAAGCGCACCCCGGCGTACGCGACGTCGTGGTCTCGGGCGGCGACGTCGCCAACGTGCCGTGGCGCAACCTCGAGTCGTACCTCATGAGCCTGCTGTCCATCGAGACCGTCCGCGACATCCGGCTCGCCACCAAGGCCCTCATGGGGCTGCCGCAGCACTGGCTGCAGCCCGACGTGGTCGAAGGGCTCGAGCGGGTCGCCCGCACCGCCGCCCGGCGCGGCGTCAACCTGGCGATACACACCCATGTCAACCACGTGCAGTCGCTGACCCCACTGGTTGCGCGCGCCGCCCAGACCGCCCTCGAGGTCGGCGTCCGCGACGTGCGCAACCAGGGCGTGCTCATGCGGGGCGTCAACGCCACCACCGCCGACCTGCTCGACCTGTGCTTCGCGCTGCAGGGCGAGGCCGGGATCCTGCCGTACTACTTCTACATGTGCGACATGATCCCCAACGCCGAGCACTGGCGGGTGCCGGTCTGGCAGGCCCACCAGCTGCAGCACGACGTGATGGGCTACCTGCCCGGCTACGCCACCCCGCGGATCGTCTGCGACGTGCCGTTCGTGGGAAAGC
Protein-coding regions in this window:
- a CDS encoding lysine 2,3-aminomutase, with the translated sequence MTVDLGPRTPSTTSTDQPYEYQRRPLVEPDWTRFPGWRHVTRDQWESAQWQRVNCVKNVKQLQAVLGDLVGETFYKDLVEDQKALATMSMLVTPQMLNTMMPTGAMSTEAFYLDPVRRYMIPVASDRRTDWPSHPYASRDSLHEHDMWVAEGLTHRYPTKVLAELLSTCPQYCGHCTRMDLVGNSTPAVDKLKLTLKPVDRYAAHIDYLKAHPGVRDVVVSGGDVANVPWRNLESYLMSLLSIETVRDIRLATKALMGLPQHWLQPDVVEGLERVARTAARRGVNLAIHTHVNHVQSLTPLVARAAQTALEVGVRDVRNQGVLMRGVNATTADLLDLCFALQGEAGILPYYFYMCDMIPNAEHWRVPVWQAHQLQHDVMGYLPGYATPRIVCDVPFVGKRWVHMLTEYDRERGISYWTKNYRTSIEAADGEALSKRFPYYDPIDTLPKSGQDWWASQA